From Bradyrhizobium symbiodeficiens, the proteins below share one genomic window:
- a CDS encoding MFS transporter: protein MATAQTPAMADLHSGEHGHDQASPGEIAIGVIIGRTSEFFDFFVFAIASVIVFPRLVFPFASELNGTFYSFMVFALAFMARPIGTVIFMTVDRAYGKTAKLISALFLLGTATVALAFLPGYHEIGAAAIWLLALARIAQGLAWGGAWDGMASLLALNAPPSKRGWYAMVPQLGAPLGLIVASALFAYFAGNLSADDFFDWGWRYPFFVAFAINVVALFARLRMVTTEEYASLFETRELQPARISETVAREGQNIMLGAFAPLASFALFHMVTVFPLSWVFLFTRESPVRFLIIEIVAAVFGVGAIVASGIIADRVGRKSLLMGSAIAIAIYSGFAPQLLDAGAFGETIYMVIGFILLGLSFGQSSGAIASNFKQTYRYTASALTSDMAWLFGAGFAPLVALLLATNLGVIASGAYLLSGAFWTLLALWLSGQREAGDMDAGR, encoded by the coding sequence ATGGCGACGGCACAGACCCCCGCAATGGCAGATCTCCACTCGGGCGAGCACGGCCACGACCAGGCCAGTCCCGGCGAGATCGCCATCGGCGTCATCATCGGTCGTACCTCGGAATTCTTCGACTTCTTCGTCTTCGCGATCGCCTCGGTGATCGTGTTCCCGCGGCTGGTGTTCCCGTTCGCGAGTGAGCTGAACGGCACCTTTTATTCTTTCATGGTATTCGCACTGGCCTTCATGGCCCGGCCGATCGGCACCGTGATTTTCATGACGGTCGACCGTGCCTACGGCAAGACCGCTAAGCTGATCTCGGCGCTGTTCCTGCTCGGCACCGCCACGGTCGCGCTCGCGTTCCTGCCCGGTTATCACGAGATCGGCGCCGCCGCGATCTGGCTGCTGGCGCTGGCGCGCATCGCGCAGGGTCTGGCCTGGGGCGGCGCCTGGGACGGCATGGCTTCGCTGCTGGCGCTGAATGCGCCGCCTTCCAAGCGCGGCTGGTACGCGATGGTGCCGCAGCTCGGGGCCCCGCTCGGGCTGATCGTGGCGAGCGCGCTGTTCGCCTATTTCGCCGGCAATCTCTCGGCCGACGATTTCTTCGACTGGGGCTGGCGCTATCCGTTCTTCGTCGCGTTCGCCATCAACGTGGTGGCGCTGTTCGCCCGCCTGCGCATGGTGACGACGGAGGAATATGCCTCGTTGTTCGAGACCCGCGAATTGCAGCCCGCCCGCATTTCCGAGACCGTCGCACGCGAAGGTCAGAACATCATGCTGGGCGCGTTCGCGCCGCTCGCGAGCTTCGCGCTGTTCCACATGGTCACGGTGTTTCCGCTGTCCTGGGTGTTCCTGTTCACCCGCGAAAGCCCGGTGCGCTTCCTGATCATCGAGATCGTCGCTGCCGTGTTCGGCGTCGGCGCGATCGTGGCCTCCGGCATCATCGCCGACCGGGTGGGGCGCAAATCGCTGCTGATGGGATCGGCGATCGCGATCGCGATCTACAGCGGCTTTGCCCCGCAGCTGCTCGACGCCGGCGCGTTCGGCGAGACCATCTACATGGTGATCGGCTTCATCCTGCTCGGCCTGTCCTTTGGCCAGTCCTCGGGCGCGATCGCCTCGAACTTCAAGCAGACCTATCGCTACACGGCGTCCGCGCTGACGTCGGACATGGCCTGGCTGTTCGGCGCCGGTTTCGCTCCGCTGGTCGCGCTGCTGCTCGCCACCAATCTCGGCGTCATCGCCTCGGGCGCCTATCTGCTGTCAGGCGCGTTCTGGACGCTGCTCGCGCTCTGGCTCAGCGGCCAGCGCGAGGCCGGCGACATGGACGCGGGGCGTTAG
- a CDS encoding M48 family metalloprotease, with protein MARFQTAAVPATVAMPKPKPAVAQTPATEKEHERILASYGGTYDDPRLESLVSKTVDRLVAASDRPDQGYKVTILNSGAVNAFALPNGQLYVTRGLLALASDTSELSSVLSHEMAHVLSKHAAMREDQARQAAIVTRVVTDMSNDPDITALALAKTKLTMASFSRKQELEADGIGVGISAKAHFDPYGAARFLSAMERNAELKAGKNSLDPRAQDFTSSHPATPERVQNAQTIARQYTAPEGAERDRETYLAAIDNLVYGEDPSEGFVRGRRFLHPKLGFTFQAPDNFTLDNTAQAVIGVREGGAQAMRFDVVRVPAEQSLGDYLNSGWMEGVEKASTEDITINGFPAASATARGDQWQFKVYALRFGSDVYRFIFATRQKSTESERNARETVNSFRRLTLDEIQAARPLRIKVITVQPGDTVESLSHRMAGVDHPAERFRVLNGLERTAQVKVRDRVKIVAD; from the coding sequence ATGGCCCGGTTCCAGACCGCCGCCGTCCCCGCCACCGTCGCGATGCCAAAGCCGAAGCCGGCCGTAGCCCAAACCCCGGCCACCGAGAAGGAGCACGAGCGGATCCTGGCAAGCTATGGCGGCACCTATGACGATCCCAGGCTCGAATCGCTCGTCAGCAAGACCGTCGACCGGTTGGTCGCCGCCTCGGATCGTCCCGACCAGGGCTACAAGGTCACCATCCTCAATTCCGGCGCGGTGAACGCCTTCGCGCTGCCGAACGGCCAACTCTATGTCACGCGCGGACTTCTGGCGCTTGCCAGCGACACCTCGGAATTGTCGTCCGTGCTCAGCCACGAGATGGCGCATGTGCTGTCCAAGCACGCCGCGATGCGCGAGGATCAGGCGCGCCAGGCCGCGATCGTCACCCGTGTCGTTACCGACATGAGCAACGATCCGGATATCACCGCGCTGGCGCTGGCCAAGACCAAGCTCACCATGGCGAGCTTTTCGCGCAAGCAGGAGCTCGAGGCCGACGGCATCGGCGTCGGCATTTCCGCCAAGGCGCATTTCGATCCCTATGGTGCGGCACGCTTCCTCTCCGCGATGGAGCGCAATGCCGAGCTGAAAGCGGGCAAGAACTCGCTCGATCCGCGCGCGCAGGATTTCACCTCGTCGCATCCGGCGACCCCGGAGCGCGTGCAGAACGCGCAGACCATTGCGCGGCAATATACTGCGCCTGAAGGCGCCGAGCGCGACCGCGAGACCTATCTCGCGGCGATCGACAACCTCGTCTACGGCGAAGACCCCAGCGAAGGTTTCGTCCGCGGCCGCCGCTTCCTGCATCCGAAGCTGGGCTTCACCTTTCAGGCGCCGGACAATTTCACGCTCGACAACACCGCCCAGGCCGTGATCGGCGTGCGCGAGGGCGGCGCACAGGCGATGCGTTTCGACGTGGTGCGCGTCCCGGCCGAGCAGTCGCTCGGCGACTACCTCAACTCCGGCTGGATGGAGGGCGTCGAGAAGGCGTCCACCGAAGACATCACCATCAACGGCTTTCCGGCCGCCTCCGCCACCGCCAGGGGCGACCAGTGGCAGTTCAAGGTCTACGCGCTGCGCTTCGGCAGCGACGTCTACCGATTCATCTTCGCGACCCGGCAGAAGTCGACCGAGAGCGAGCGCAACGCGCGCGAGACCGTCAATTCATTCCGCCGCCTGACGCTGGACGAGATCCAGGCCGCCCGTCCGCTGCGCATCAAGGTCATCACCGTGCAGCCCGGCGACACCGTGGAATCGCTCTCCCACCGCATGGCCGGCGTCGATCATCCCGCCGAGCGCTTTCGTGTGCTGAACGGCCTCGAGCGCACCGCGCAGGTGAAGGTGCGCGATCGCGTGAAGATCGTGGCGGATTGA
- a CDS encoding thermonuclease family protein, producing MVATLLLANHTALATPCQFESQGEGRVVAIVDARSVRLDDGREIRLTGIEPTAMTKQALASLLASRDITLRGTDDTPDRYGRQGALVFIGESDTPVQAMLLAQGDAMVSAEISDKDCAALLMASEAAARRQKIGSWADPSAIKNTESPDDILAGIGRFVVVEGKVLSVRQAGATTYLNFGRNWTRGFAVTISKRTLPAFESAGITLKSLENKRVRVRGWVEGSVGPRIDVRFVGQVELLGANEPTGVRP from the coding sequence ATCGTGGCAACTCTTCTCCTCGCGAACCACACCGCGCTCGCGACGCCGTGCCAGTTCGAATCGCAAGGCGAGGGCCGCGTCGTCGCGATCGTCGATGCCCGCAGTGTCCGTCTCGATGACGGCCGCGAAATCCGCCTCACCGGCATCGAGCCCACGGCGATGACGAAGCAGGCGCTGGCCTCGCTGCTCGCGAGCCGCGACATCACACTCCGGGGCACCGACGACACACCCGACCGCTACGGCCGGCAGGGCGCGCTGGTCTTCATCGGCGAGAGCGACACCCCGGTGCAGGCCATGCTGCTCGCCCAGGGCGACGCCATGGTCTCCGCCGAGATCAGCGACAAGGACTGCGCGGCTCTCCTGATGGCGTCGGAGGCCGCAGCACGGCGCCAAAAAATTGGCAGCTGGGCTGACCCGTCGGCCATAAAAAACACGGAAAGTCCGGACGATATTTTGGCGGGGATCGGGCGTTTTGTGGTGGTCGAGGGTAAAGTCCTTTCGGTCCGGCAAGCTGGGGCAACGACCTACCTCAACTTCGGACGGAACTGGACACGTGGCTTCGCCGTGACTATTTCAAAGCGCACCCTACCGGCGTTCGAAAGCGCCGGCATCACCCTTAAGTCCTTGGAAAATAAGCGTGTTCGAGTTCGGGGCTGGGTCGAGGGAAGTGTGGGGCCGCGGATCGATGTGCGGTTCGTGGGGCAGGTCGAGTTGCTGGGTGCAAACGAACCGACAGGGGTAAGGCCCTAA
- a CDS encoding ABC transporter substrate-binding protein: protein MKQILSGIFAAAFALSASAVQAQDKPPLKIGGILDMSSLYADITGPGSETAAKMAVEDFGGEVLGRKIQVLAADHQNKADLSANIARDMLDNQGVEMIYDVAASATALAAGEIAKARNKIIMFNGPGSIRLTNEACGPYTIHYVFDTYGQANVTGLAAVKTGLDSWFFLTADYAFGQDLEKDTSAVVTKTGGKVLGSVRHPLNTSDFSSFLLQAQASKAKVIGLANAGGDTVNAIKQAAEFGITKGGQKVSPLLAFVSDIDSIGLETAQGLLLAEAFYWDLNDDTRAFSKRFMERTKRVPTSAQAGVYSSVTHYLKAVKAAGTTDAAAVMKVMKETPINDFFAKGGKIREDGRMIHDMYLFEVKKPSESKGRWDDYKLLATVPGSEAFQPLEQSRCPLVKK from the coding sequence ATGAAGCAAATTTTGTCGGGCATTTTTGCCGCCGCGTTCGCCCTCAGTGCGAGCGCCGTGCAGGCCCAGGACAAGCCACCTCTCAAGATCGGCGGCATCCTCGACATGTCGAGCCTCTATGCCGACATCACCGGTCCCGGCAGCGAGACCGCGGCCAAGATGGCGGTGGAGGATTTCGGCGGCGAGGTGCTGGGGCGCAAGATCCAGGTGCTGGCGGCCGACCATCAGAACAAGGCCGATCTCTCCGCCAACATCGCCCGCGACATGCTCGACAACCAGGGCGTCGAGATGATCTACGACGTCGCGGCTTCCGCAACCGCGCTTGCCGCCGGCGAGATCGCAAAGGCGCGCAACAAGATCATCATGTTCAACGGTCCGGGCTCGATCCGTCTCACCAACGAAGCCTGCGGTCCCTACACCATCCACTACGTGTTCGACACCTACGGACAGGCCAACGTGACCGGCCTTGCAGCGGTGAAAACCGGCCTCGACAGCTGGTTCTTCCTCACCGCCGACTACGCCTTCGGCCAGGATCTGGAGAAGGACACCAGCGCGGTCGTCACCAAGACCGGCGGCAAGGTGCTCGGCAGCGTGCGTCATCCGCTCAACACGTCGGATTTCTCGTCGTTCCTGCTTCAGGCCCAGGCCTCCAAGGCCAAGGTGATCGGCCTTGCCAACGCTGGCGGCGACACCGTCAACGCCATCAAGCAGGCGGCCGAGTTCGGCATCACCAAGGGCGGCCAGAAGGTCTCGCCGCTGCTCGCCTTCGTCTCCGACATCGACTCCATCGGGCTGGAGACTGCGCAGGGCCTGCTGCTGGCCGAGGCGTTCTACTGGGACCTCAACGACGACACGCGCGCGTTCTCGAAGCGCTTCATGGAGCGAACCAAGCGGGTGCCGACCTCGGCGCAGGCCGGCGTCTATTCATCCGTCACGCATTACCTGAAGGCGGTGAAGGCAGCCGGCACAACCGACGCCGCCGCCGTGATGAAGGTGATGAAGGAAACGCCGATCAACGACTTCTTTGCAAAGGGTGGCAAGATCCGCGAGGACGGCCGCATGATCCACGACATGTATCTGTTCGAGGTGAAGAAGCCGTCGGAATCCAAGGGACGGTGGGACGATTACAAGCTGCTGGCCACCGTGCCCGGCAGCGAAGCGTTCCAGCCGCTGGAGCAGTCGCGCTGTCCGCTCGTGAAGAAATGA
- a CDS encoding enoyl-CoA hydratase, protein MNDMVLQELEGGLLTITMNRPERKNALNPEMVAGLVEAARRAADDPEVRAVLFKGAGGSFCVGGDVKSMAAGRAPLPFEVKMANLRRGMEVSRILHQMPKPVVAQLDGAAAGAGLSMALSCDLRIASESCKITTAFAKVGFSGDYGGTYFLTQLLGSARARELYLMSPVLTAKEAHAIGMVTKVVPDAEIETAAHELALSLAQGPSIALGFIKRNINNAEHLPLEDCFDGEAIHHTRCSDTEDHKEAAKAFVEKRKPSFKGA, encoded by the coding sequence ATGAACGACATGGTTCTGCAAGAGCTCGAAGGCGGGCTGCTCACCATCACCATGAATCGCCCGGAGCGGAAGAACGCGCTCAACCCCGAGATGGTGGCCGGGCTGGTCGAGGCGGCGCGGCGGGCGGCCGACGATCCGGAGGTGCGCGCGGTGCTGTTCAAGGGGGCCGGCGGCTCGTTCTGTGTCGGCGGCGACGTCAAGTCGATGGCGGCAGGCCGTGCGCCGCTGCCGTTCGAGGTGAAAATGGCGAACCTGCGCCGCGGCATGGAGGTCTCGCGCATCCTGCACCAGATGCCGAAACCCGTCGTGGCGCAGCTCGACGGCGCCGCGGCCGGCGCCGGTCTTTCGATGGCGCTGTCCTGCGATCTGCGCATCGCCTCCGAATCCTGCAAGATCACCACCGCTTTCGCCAAGGTCGGCTTCTCCGGCGATTACGGCGGCACCTACTTCCTGACCCAGTTGCTGGGCAGCGCGCGGGCGCGCGAGCTCTATCTGATGTCGCCGGTGCTGACGGCGAAGGAGGCGCACGCGATCGGCATGGTGACCAAGGTCGTGCCCGACGCGGAGATCGAGACTGCGGCCCATGAACTCGCGCTGTCGCTGGCGCAGGGCCCGTCGATCGCGCTCGGCTTCATCAAGCGCAACATCAACAACGCCGAGCATCTGCCGCTGGAGGATTGCTTCGACGGCGAGGCGATCCACCACACCCGCTGCAGCGATACCGAGGACCATAAGGAGGCCGCCAAGGCCTTCGTGGAGAAGCGCAAGCCGAGCTTCAAGGGCGCATGA
- a CDS encoding enoyl-CoA hydratase/isomerase family protein, whose protein sequence is MSTYKDIGVERVGHVGTIEIRRPPLNFFDISLINQIADALDEFDRDIEIRASVLSAQGKAFCAGANFGDPARQAQEAREAEKKGDPADNLGPINHLYIQAVRIFRAKKPIVAAVQGAAIGGGLGLAVSADFRVTCPEARFSANFTKLGFHPGFGLTTTLPELIGKNNAELMFYTSRRVTGEEAYKWGLANELVPQDQVKAAAMKLAGEIAECSPLGLLSTRATMRAGLADRVMAATNHELGEQTRLRATEDFKEGVKATEERRTANFKGR, encoded by the coding sequence ATGAGCACCTATAAAGACATCGGCGTCGAGAGGGTCGGACATGTCGGCACCATCGAGATCCGCCGCCCGCCGCTGAACTTCTTCGACATTTCGCTGATCAACCAGATCGCGGATGCGCTCGACGAGTTCGACCGCGACATCGAGATCCGCGCCTCGGTCCTGTCGGCGCAAGGCAAGGCTTTCTGCGCCGGCGCAAACTTTGGCGACCCGGCGCGGCAGGCGCAGGAAGCGCGTGAGGCCGAGAAGAAGGGTGACCCCGCCGACAATCTCGGCCCGATCAACCATCTCTACATCCAGGCCGTGCGCATCTTCCGCGCCAAGAAGCCGATCGTCGCCGCCGTGCAGGGCGCAGCCATCGGCGGTGGGCTCGGCCTTGCGGTGTCGGCAGACTTCCGGGTCACCTGTCCCGAAGCGCGCTTCTCCGCCAACTTCACCAAGCTCGGCTTCCATCCCGGCTTCGGCCTGACGACGACGCTGCCGGAGCTGATCGGCAAGAACAACGCCGAGCTGATGTTCTACACCAGCCGCCGCGTCACCGGCGAAGAGGCGTACAAATGGGGTCTCGCCAACGAGCTGGTGCCGCAGGACCAGGTCAAGGCCGCCGCGATGAAGCTCGCCGGCGAGATCGCCGAATGCTCGCCGCTCGGCCTGCTCTCGACCCGCGCCACGATGCGCGCGGGATTGGCCGACCGCGTCATGGCCGCGACCAACCACGAGCTGGGCGAGCAGACCCGGCTGCGCGCGACGGAAGATTTCAAGGAAGGCGTGAAGGCGACGGAAGAACGGCGCACCGCGAACTTCAAGGGGCGATAA
- a CDS encoding acyl-CoA dehydrogenase family protein, producing MTAALRFDPIRLPEKCEQLRKEVRAFLAEEIAAGTFDPHKPNREDTDAPEFSRRVGAKGWLGMTWPKKYGGQERSFLERYVVTEEMRVANAPTRRFFVADRQSGPVLIKYAPEHIKMDILPRICRGEICFAIGMSEPNSGSDLFAAKTRATKTDGGYLINGTKIWTSSAHIADYMIAIFRTSQPTKENRRHGLTQFLVKMKQPGIQVNPIGQITGQYEFNEVVFTDFFVPDDHVLGEVDGAWKQATSELAYERSGPERFLETYYVLTELVRAVGPNPDTRSAEGIGRLVAQLHTMRRMSVSVAGMLQAGKEPVVEASIVKDIGTVWEQQLPHRVRDLAAFVEETATNRETLERQLDFAIKTAPKLTIQGGTTEVLRGIIARGLGLR from the coding sequence ATGACCGCTGCCCTCCGTTTCGACCCGATCCGCCTGCCCGAGAAGTGCGAGCAATTGCGCAAGGAAGTGCGCGCGTTCCTGGCCGAAGAGATCGCCGCCGGCACTTTCGACCCGCACAAGCCCAACCGCGAAGACACCGACGCACCGGAATTTTCCCGCCGCGTCGGCGCCAAGGGCTGGCTGGGGATGACCTGGCCGAAGAAATATGGTGGCCAGGAGCGCTCCTTCCTCGAACGCTACGTGGTGACCGAGGAGATGCGCGTCGCCAACGCGCCGACGCGGCGCTTCTTCGTCGCCGACCGCCAGAGCGGGCCGGTGCTGATCAAATACGCGCCTGAACATATCAAGATGGACATCCTGCCGCGCATTTGCCGCGGCGAGATCTGCTTCGCTATCGGCATGAGCGAGCCGAATTCCGGCTCCGACCTGTTCGCGGCGAAGACGCGTGCGACCAAGACCGACGGCGGCTATCTGATCAACGGCACCAAGATCTGGACCTCGTCGGCGCATATCGCCGACTACATGATCGCGATCTTCCGCACGTCACAGCCGACCAAGGAAAATCGTCGTCACGGCCTGACGCAGTTCCTGGTCAAGATGAAGCAGCCGGGTATCCAGGTGAACCCGATCGGCCAGATCACCGGCCAGTACGAGTTCAACGAAGTCGTCTTCACCGACTTCTTCGTCCCCGACGATCACGTGCTCGGCGAAGTCGATGGCGCCTGGAAGCAGGCAACCAGCGAGCTCGCCTATGAGCGTTCGGGCCCCGAGCGCTTCCTCGAGACTTATTACGTGCTGACCGAGCTGGTCCGCGCGGTCGGCCCCAATCCGGACACGCGCAGCGCCGAAGGCATCGGCCGTCTCGTGGCGCAGCTCCATACCATGCGGCGCATGTCGGTCTCTGTTGCCGGCATGCTGCAGGCCGGCAAGGAGCCGGTGGTGGAAGCGTCGATCGTCAAGGACATCGGCACGGTCTGGGAACAGCAGCTGCCGCATCGCGTGCGGGATCTCGCCGCCTTCGTCGAGGAGACCGCGACCAACCGCGAGACGCTGGAGCGGCAGCTCGACTTCGCCATCAAGACCGCACCGAAACTCACCATCCAGGGCGGCACCACCGAGGTGCTGCGCGGCATCATCGCCCGCGGACTTGGTTTGCGCTAG
- a CDS encoding acyl-CoA dehydrogenase family protein: MAESDNIVVETAEKIFADLADPQTINNDKKNAWQAPLWRALSEAGLPLSWVPDDLGGSGASLADGFALLNAAGRFAVAVPLAETMLAGWLLAQAKIASPEGEMTVLPASPKDRITLDADGSLSGRARGVPYAKAAKHFAVLAHGKEGVSIALVDAGKVRIESGLNVGYDHSDTVTLDKVQPVTRKSAPKAFDQTTMMLMGGVARSLQIAGALESMLDISVRYSNERVAFEKKISKFQAVQHNLARLAGESAAALAAATSAADAIANATSFNDEVYLEAASAKIRCAEAAEKGGAIAHQVHGAIGFTLEHILHRYSLRALAWRDDFGSESHWAVELGKLVANRGADELWPLVASR; the protein is encoded by the coding sequence GTGGCGGAGAGTGACAATATCGTCGTCGAGACCGCGGAGAAGATCTTCGCCGATCTCGCCGATCCGCAAACCATCAACAACGACAAGAAGAATGCCTGGCAGGCGCCGCTGTGGCGGGCGCTGAGCGAAGCCGGCCTGCCATTGTCCTGGGTACCCGATGATCTCGGCGGCTCCGGCGCGAGCCTTGCCGACGGCTTTGCCCTGCTGAACGCCGCCGGCCGTTTCGCGGTCGCGGTTCCGCTCGCCGAGACCATGCTGGCCGGCTGGCTGCTGGCGCAGGCGAAGATCGCATCGCCCGAGGGCGAAATGACGGTGCTGCCGGCGTCGCCGAAGGACCGCATCACCCTCGATGCCGACGGTTCGCTCTCCGGCCGCGCCCGCGGCGTACCCTATGCCAAGGCGGCGAAGCATTTTGCGGTGCTGGCGCACGGCAAGGAGGGCGTCTCGATCGCCCTGGTCGATGCCGGCAAGGTCCGGATCGAGTCCGGGCTCAATGTCGGCTACGACCACAGCGACACAGTGACGCTCGACAAGGTCCAGCCCGTCACTCGCAAATCCGCGCCGAAGGCGTTTGACCAGACCACGATGATGCTGATGGGCGGCGTTGCGCGCAGCCTGCAGATCGCGGGCGCGCTGGAGTCCATGCTCGACATCTCCGTGCGCTATTCCAACGAGCGCGTCGCCTTCGAGAAGAAGATCTCCAAGTTTCAGGCGGTGCAGCACAATCTGGCGCGGCTCGCCGGCGAATCCGCCGCGGCCCTTGCGGCCGCGACCTCAGCCGCCGACGCTATCGCCAATGCAACATCGTTCAACGACGAGGTCTATCTCGAAGCGGCCTCGGCAAAAATTCGTTGCGCGGAAGCGGCGGAAAAAGGCGGCGCCATCGCCCATCAGGTGCACGGCGCGATCGGCTTCACCCTCGAGCACATCCTTCACCGCTATTCGTTGCGAGCGCTGGCCTGGCGCGACGATTTCGGTTCGGAAAGCCACTGGGCCGTCGAGCTCGGCAAGCTGGTCGCAAACCGTGGCGCCGACGAATTGTGGCCGCTCGTGGCTTCGCGCTGA
- a CDS encoding SDR family NAD(P)-dependent oxidoreductase, which translates to MAKDSLCAIVTGSASGLGAATAEILARSGARLVINYSSSQKEAEATAEVCRKAGSPEVLVAQGDVSKDDDCRKIVAAASGWGRLDILVNNAGTTKHVAHADLDGLSAEDFQRLYGVNTIGPFQMVRAARSLLEAGAKAAGRPSAVVNVSSVAGISGVGSSIAYAASKGALNTMTLSLSRALAPLIRVNTVCPGYIDTPWFTKGRGEAGAKQVRDSVVAKVPLKVASTAEDIAQLVCFLAMPASSNMTGEVVRMDAGMHLIT; encoded by the coding sequence ATGGCCAAAGATAGTCTGTGCGCAATCGTGACGGGGTCTGCATCCGGCCTTGGCGCGGCAACCGCGGAAATTCTCGCGCGCAGCGGGGCGCGGCTCGTCATCAACTATTCGTCGAGCCAGAAGGAGGCTGAGGCGACCGCGGAGGTTTGCCGCAAGGCGGGCTCTCCGGAAGTTCTGGTCGCGCAGGGCGACGTTTCGAAGGATGACGATTGCCGCAAGATCGTTGCGGCAGCCAGCGGCTGGGGCCGGCTTGACATCCTCGTCAACAATGCCGGCACCACCAAGCATGTTGCTCACGCCGACCTCGACGGGTTGTCGGCGGAAGACTTCCAGCGCCTATATGGAGTCAACACCATCGGCCCGTTCCAGATGGTGCGCGCCGCGCGCAGCCTGCTCGAGGCCGGTGCGAAGGCTGCGGGGCGCCCCTCCGCGGTGGTCAACGTGTCCTCGGTCGCCGGCATCAGCGGTGTCGGTTCGTCGATCGCCTACGCCGCGAGCAAGGGCGCGCTCAACACCATGACGCTGTCGCTGTCGCGTGCGCTGGCGCCGCTGATCCGCGTCAACACGGTATGCCCCGGCTATATCGACACGCCCTGGTTCACCAAGGGTCGCGGCGAGGCCGGCGCCAAGCAGGTGCGCGACAGCGTGGTGGCGAAGGTGCCGCTCAAGGTCGCCTCGACCGCCGAGGACATCGCGCAGCTGGTCTGCTTCCTGGCGATGCCGGCCTCCAGCAACATGACCGGCGAAGTCGTGCGCATGGATGCGGGGATGCATTTGATTACGTGA
- a CDS encoding GlsB/YeaQ/YmgE family stress response membrane protein, which produces MSMGGLLWIIVVGFVAGLIARWLAPGPNSPSGFILTTILGIAGAFLATFIGQAIGHYSPDQGAGFIMATIGAVVVLFIWNRLVARGVIKG; this is translated from the coding sequence ATGAGCATGGGCGGCCTGTTGTGGATCATCGTGGTCGGCTTCGTCGCCGGCCTTATCGCGCGCTGGCTGGCGCCGGGACCGAACAGCCCGAGCGGCTTCATCCTCACCACCATCCTCGGCATCGCCGGCGCGTTTCTGGCGACCTTCATCGGCCAGGCGATCGGCCATTACAGCCCCGACCAGGGGGCGGGATTCATCATGGCCACCATTGGCGCGGTGGTGGTGCTGTTCATCTGGAACAGGCTGGTGGCGAGGGGCGTGATCAAGGGTTAG